The window TGTACGTGACAAGAGCAGTGGTGGAACGTGTGTGTTGTATTACATGCTCCCATTCCTGTTTTTTCCCAGTATatgagtgtttgtgtgtgcaccTATTCCACATTTATGTGCGTGTAGTATTTCTGGAAAGATACCTGAAACACTGGCAGTCTGCCTTGGACTTACTTTCATGGTATAAACTTTTGTATTCCATATTTTACCATGtgcatttattatctttttattaaaagaactagttaatcttttaaaatgtagattcctgGGCCCACCCAGGAGCTACTCAACCAGTGGTCCTTTGTGGGATCCTGGCACCCGCATTTGCTGCCCACCACCAGACCCTTTGTGGGCAGGCTGCACACCCGGCAGCACCGAGCGGGGTGGGTCAGAGCCACGCTGAGACGTGAAACGTGAGTCCAGGGCCCTGCCAGCGGTCCTTAGTGCTGTTACCCACTGTGAGTGGGCTGGGGGCAGCTGAGTTCTTTGTAATTTCACAGGGACATAAAGAGCCCCCAGGTCTTGTTGCCACTGTGTTTCCCTTTccagatttatttttctatgtttctttAAGGAAAGAATTGTGACAAGGGACAGTCCTTTTTTATCGAAGCCCCAGATTCGCCAGCCACATTAGCCTACAGAAGTATAATTCAAAGTAAGTgtttacaaatattataaatgtcatttatttctcttgcttAATAACTTCTGTTGGTCTCTGGTGTCTACAGAATAAAGTCCACACCTGGAGTGTGGCCTTCAGGGTTGCATTCTGTCCTCTCAGTGTCCTAAAGCCAcatcctttctccttcctcacaCACTACTCCTCAGCCTTGAACCTTTCTGGATGTTGCTGTTGAACGTGTATATTATCTTAACTGTGGTTTTGCTCATGCTATCACTTCTGTTTGGAATGTCTTTATTCCTTTCGTGCCGGACAAACATTTTATAAGACCAAGCTAAAAGTTAGTCTTCTAACTTTTAACCTCTCTGGCCCACCATCgttgcctgtttcctctctgcatCTCTTCTAACATTTTGCCTGTACAGTGTATTGTGTTACGGGATTGTAAAGTTATTTATTTGGTTTCCTGAGTTTGATCCTTTCACGAACCCTCCCTATAAGAGATTTTTTTCCAGGGCATGGGCCACGTTTGTGATCCCAGTGtttgattcaagaaatgtttatggagtgggaaaaacaaaaagtagTTGTTTGAGTTTGGTAAGCTCCGGGGCCCATGGGCCAGGAGGTAACACAGTGAGCTAAGTGGGCTGGGTAGAGAACAGCCTTCCGCTCAGGATGGCAAATGGTAGCTGCCACACAGCCTCTGTTGGGGAGGTTGGGGGGAGACTGCTAGTGGGGCCTGGAGAGCGGCCCCCTCAAAAGGGAAGCCAGAGAAACCAAAAATCCAGACACCTATGAACAGTCGTCCAGTCTGTAAGTGTCATGAACTAATTCCTAGTTTAAAAAGCACAGTaacagtgaattttatggtatgggCAGtgtatcttaataaagctgtaaaagaagttttattttacaaaagcCGTGGGGAGTCAGAACACACCCCTGTGCAGGCCAGATCGAGCTGACGGGCAGCCATCGGCAGCCTCGGATCTCAACTCAGAGGTCAGAGCTTCAGCCGCTGAGTTTGTGGCTGGGTTTTATCTGCCCAGGGAAATGGTGTCGAGGGTAAATAACATTCATTCCCAGGATTCACGATTTATGGAACAGGCCGATGTAACACCTCCAGCCTTGTGATTATCACCAAGGAAGGGCTCGTGCGGGATCAGGGTCACTTTTGAGGGTCTAGGGCAGCAGCGGACGTGAGGCTTTGGATGGCAGGAGGCTGCCTCGGCGTGGCCGCCCCGACAAGGTGCTGCCTCCACAGCCAAGGGGCAGGGCTGCCTCCCGGGGTCAGAGAGGAGCCAGGGCTTCTGTGCTTATCAGCTTCTTTTCTAGGGATCCAAGAGTTTTGTAATCTGCACCATTCGAAAGAAGAGAGCCTCATCGGTTCCTGAAACACCCAAGAGTGTAACGACACAGCAGGTACCGAGCTGGGAGCTGGGCCAGCAGCACGTCCGTCCCACCTCGCCAGCTCCAGGGACGGTGGGGGGCAGGGCACACAGGGCCCAGCTGCCGGCACAGGGCGGAGTCACTTTCTCAGAGACACTTTAATCATCTACTTTTTGTacacttttctttaaaatatatgtaaagggAATACTAATATgctgttcaaaaaataaaaatatctcctCCAAAACCTCTCCTCTGAGACCTGGTTTACATGAAAACCAAATGGGCTGGGGGATCATGGAATTCCTATTGGAAGCTTGATTGATTATAGAACCTTTCACTTAAGCCGTTTCTGTATCTGAAGACAAGCCTAAAAAAGAAGCAAAGGGATGAATGTGTTACTTAATTGCATAATTTGGAAATTCACATTTTCAAATAGCATAGCCAAAATTCTTCAAATTGAAGAAGAATTAAAATGGCGATAGAGCCTTCAGCTAGGGTTGGGTCTGAGGTCAGGGCACATGAGTGGAGCTGGATGTAATCAAAGTAACCCTTGAAACGCCCTTACATTGCCCGTATTGGACAGAACTGTGGCTTATTTATACACCTGTGTAGTAATGCATATAACATATCCAGTGATGACCAGTGTCCACAACCTAAGTCATAAACTCCATCTGTGAAGAGTTCATGCCGAACATTTCCAGGAGAGACGGGCGTAAACACTGTAGTCGCCCTCGTTGCCATGAGAGGCTCCTCTGTTACGGAGACAACCAGGAACTGAGACCAGCTGGGGGAAGAGTAAATTCCCGATTTCCACTGCACTCTAGGATGTGTGAGTGGGCGGGTTCTCTGGTTCTTTCCCTCCCATTCTcccactccccctccctccccacccacctccactCCACGTCTGCACATATGGGAGGATTTGCTCACGTTCAATACAAGGGAGGCGGGACCCCCTCTAATGGGCGAGGAAGCTGCAAGGCCCCTGCAGAGGCCCAGTGGGCGGCCCTGGCCCCAGACCGGGGTGACCCAGGCCCAGGGGTGCCACTCTCCAGAGCTCCGCAGCCCCATGACGGGACCGACCCCCACCTGGTCCCGCTCTCACCTAGTGCTTGTGAATCTCCAGCCCCTCGAGGCCGGCCTTCTGAAAGTCGCCCGGGCAGGACTGCAAAGGGAAAAGGCAGCTGTGGCTTTCTGGCCTTAAAACGTGCGTGGGCAGATTCGGCTGTACCAAGGACAAAGCAAACCCGCCACAGACAGAAAATCTGCAGAGCTGACTGTGCAACGCCTTATCATAAAGCAGCCCTGTTCAAATTTAAGGTGGTCAAAGCATTTCTGGATCAGCCTGgtcaaaatttaaaagactcaTTTACTTCTCACTTCTAGAAATATTTGCTAAGGGACTCCACTgtcaaagcaaaaacaacaaaactttttgtgtgtttttttttcctttttaaagtcaAAAATTTTTAGTAATCACTTAAAACTAATAGTGGTGGTCTGGCTAATGTGGACAGCATTAAGAAACAACAGTGGCCAACAGGCCTCCTTTGCTTTGAGGGTCTGGACTGCTGGGATGCAATGGTCAGAGTTCAGTAACTCACCGCCTGGAACACCGTCGGGGACAGAAAACCGGACGTGACTCTGCAGATGCCGCTCTCGCCTCCCATCTTACAAAGGATGTAGCCACACAGGTTGGCGACTTGGAGAGAAATCCCAGTTACGACAAGGGCCTGCACTCAGACAAAGCAGAGGGAAACTTTCCTAAGATTTAGCATATATTGAAATGTTTCTCCCCAACCAAGTCCCAATGGCTCTGGCCTGTACCTGACAGTAACAGCCATCGCTTATTGACAAACACTCACACTGGACCCCCTCTTAATCGTCAATAGCCCAAGAAGTCGGAACCATTATTATCCAATTTTACAGGgaggaaactaaagcagagaGTATCTAAAGCTTCCAGTTGACACATTGTCAAGCTGAAGTCCAAACTCCACTTTTAATTATGCCACTTATACTATTCACAGATACTTTAATTTCTCATTGAAAGAATCAGATTGTGGCAGGGAAATACGATACCTCAGAAATAAAACTTCAGGTCTTTGAGACTAGCTTATTCCTACTTAGTCAGGGCTCCCTGTCAAAGGCGGAGGGCATAGGCTTTTCTCCCCATGTACTTTTTAAAGAACtcttcatagctgcattattcatagtagcccaAATGTGGAAATAGCCcaatgtccatcagtagatgaaagggagaaacaaaatgtgatccagccatacaagggaatattattcagccataaaaaggaatagggactgatacatgctacaacatgggtgaatcttttattttttaattaaattcagttttattgaaatatattcacacaccacacaatcatccatggtgcacaactattcacagtaccaccacacagccatgcattcatcaccccagtccatccccgaacattttccttacatcagaaagaatcagaacaagaatgaaaaataaaagtaaaaaagaacacccaaaccatcccccccatcccaccatattttccACCTAGTTCGCGTCCACATtattccactcatccatccaaacactggataaatccacaaggctttcacaatcacactgtcaccccttgtagggttggagtttgatagtttcaggtatttacttctagctattccaataaaccaaaacctaaaaggtgttatctatatagtgcataagaacgttcaccagactgacctctcgactccacttgaaatctcaacatgggtgaatcttgaagacattatgctaactgaaaaagccagtcacagaagaccacacattgtataattccatttatgtgaaatgtccagaacaggcaaatccagagagtcagaaagtagatcagtggttgccaagtGCTGGGCAATACTGGGGGAGATTGCAGGGTGACAGCTAAGgggtacaggatttctttttaaggtaatgaaaatgctctaaaattgattgtggtgatggctgctcATCTTGGTGAATATACAAAAAACTACAgatttgtacactttaaatacgTGAGTGGTACACTAAGTGAATTATATCTCCATACAAAGCTGTTACaattaataacaaaacaaaacaaaaacaacactcCTGCCACCTCTTGTGTTGTAGGGATGTCAAAGCAATATCAAAGTCAAGGTGTGATCTTACCAGCCACTTTAGCTTCAAGGAAAATAAGGTGCTAAAAAAGAACACGATCCAAATCATCGGGCAAATGATGAGGCCAAGCCAGAAGATTCGAGCTTCAGCTTCAGTTGCAGCGAAGTTATTTGAAGAGACCTGTTGTGGGAAAGTAGCAGCTCTCCAAGCCAGTGGAAACCATTCCAAAGCAGCATGCTATTGCTCTCGTTTATTCTGCCTGTGCTTTTACTGCCTGTGGGTCTCAACAGAGTGCCCGCAGCAGTGGATTTTACGTAGGGCCGAATCAAATATGTGTAAAACTCACAGCCCACCACACTTGCCACAATCACTTTTCCAGGCCTCATTAGTTCAC of the Choloepus didactylus isolate mChoDid1 chromosome 21, mChoDid1.pri, whole genome shotgun sequence genome contains:
- the TVP23A gene encoding Golgi apparatus membrane protein TVP23 homolog A isoform X2; the protein is MCPWTLATKMSWRLGKPRSVSAIVTYVCCDWFSKSFVSCFVTVLLLLAFDFWSVKNVTGRLLVGLRWWNQIDEDGKSHWIFEARKVSSNNFAATEAEARIFWLGLIICPMIWIVFFFSTLFSLKLKWLALVVTGISLQVANLCGYILCKMGGESGICRVTSGFLSPTVFQASCPGDFQKAGLEGLEIHKH